A region of Etheostoma cragini isolate CJK2018 chromosome 2, CSU_Ecrag_1.0, whole genome shotgun sequence DNA encodes the following proteins:
- the si:ch211-188c18.1 gene encoding uncharacterized protein si:ch211-188c18.1, with protein sequence MKLVCWSTLLLCVFANADNNAVWREAGQDVTLKCSSTGCPSSDGEYDGMYLYYSRDQDHKEQKEVLYHHPYPNSTSKITPRKTYSGRIETKGPLSNHTITISNLTVDDSGFYSCVYMKAAGDVRCSAYTLFISGVAPCPTSAPEVPSVLVIEKLMVLIIMAACTVSTLVTVIFILLIVPRVKRWARSSRRRTTSVAQVSLNDVYEVMSKNGFQPTQE encoded by the exons ATGAAGCTTGTCTGTTGGTCCACActtttgctctgtgtttttgcCAATGCAG ATAACAATGCAGTGTGGAGAGAGGCTGGCCAGGACGTCACCTTAAAGTGTTCCTCCACTGGATGTCCCAGCAGCGATGGCGAGTATGATGGGATGTATCTGTATTACAGTCGAGATCAAGATCATAAGGAGCAGAAAGAGGTGCTTTACCATCACCCCTATCCCAATTCAACTTCCAAAATAACCCCGCGAAAAACATACTCAGGCAGGATTGAGACAAAAGGACCATTGTCTAACCACACCATCACCATCAGCAATCTGACCGTGGACGACTCTGGTTTCTACAGTTGTGTCTACATGAAAGCGGCAGGTGATGTCCGATGCAGCGCCTACACACTTTTTATAAGTG GAGTGGCACCATGTCCCACATCAGCACCAGAAGTGCCTTCTGTTCTTGTCATTGAGAAACTTATGGTCCTAATCATTATGGCAGCCTGCACCGTCAGCACCCTAGTAACTGTGATCTTCATTCTGCTGATAGTCCCAAGG GTAAAACGATGGGCTagaagcagcagaagaagaacaacaagtGTTGCGCAAGTTTCCCTTAATGACGTGTATGAAGTTATGAGTAAGAACGGCTTTCAACCAACTCAAGAGTAG